CGAACTGATCGGCAACACCCCGCTGGTCCGCATCAACCGCCTGGCCGCCGGCGTCGGCGCCACGATCGCCGCCAAGCTCGAATATTTCAACCCGGCGCACAGCGTCAAGGACCGCATCGGCGAGGCGATGATCACCTCGGCCGAAAAAGCGGGCCTGATCAAGCCGGATACCATCCTCGTCGAACCGACCAGCGGCAACACCGGCATCGCGCTGGCGATGGTCGCCGCGGCACGCGGCTACAAGCTGGTGCTGACGATGCCCGAAACGATGAGCCGCGAACGGCGGGCGCTGCTGCGCGCTTTCGGCGCCGAGTTGATCCTGACCCCCGGACCCGAAGGTATGGGCGGCGCCATCAAGAAGGCCGAGGAACTCGCCGCTGCCGATCCGCGCTATCTGCTGCTGCAGCAATTCAAGAATCCGGCCAATCCGGAAGTACACCGCCGCACAACCGCCGAGGAAATCTGGCGCGACACCGACGGCCAGGTCGACATCCTGATCTCCGGCGTCGGCACCGGCGGCACGATCACCGGCATCGGCGAAGTGATCAAGTCACGCAAGCCCTCGTTCCGCGCCATCGCCGTCGAACCGGACGCCTCGCCGGTGCTCTCCGGCGGGCCGAAGGGACCGCATCCGATCCAGGGCATCGGCGCCGGCTTCATCCCGGACGTGCTGAACGTCAAGATCTACGACGAGATCGTCCGGGTCAAGGCCGATGACGCGCTCGAAACCGCCCGCCGCGCGGCACGCGAGGAAGGCCTGCTGGTCGGCATCTCGTCGGGCGCGGCGCTGTGGGCGGCGATCGAAGTCGGCAAGCGTCCGGAAAACGCCGGCAAGCTGATCGTCGTCATCATTCCGTCGTTCGGCGAACGCTATCTCAGCACCGCTCTCTTCGCCGGCCTGGTCGATTAATCCCCGCACGCGCCGTCGAAGAAGCGATGAGCCAAGGCGATTCCCGTCCCGCCACGATCGATGGCCCGGTTCCGGCCGGCGCCTCGACGCCGGAAGCCGAACTCGGCATCCTGGCATCGATCCGCGAGGACATTCGCACGGTGCTCAAGAATGACCCGGCGGCGCGCAGTGCGCTCGAAGTCGTGCTCTGCTACAGCGGACAGCACGCCATCTGGGCGCACCGGCTGATCCATCGCCTGTGGCGGGCCCAGTTCACGCTGCTCGCCCGCTGGCTGGCGCAGGTCGTCCGGGCCGTCACCGGCATCGAAATCCATCCCGGCGCGCGCATCGGGCGCCGCGTCTTCATCGACCACGGCATGGGCGTCGTCATCGGCGAGACGGCCGAAATCGGCAACGACGTCACGCTCTACCACGGCGTCACGCTCGGCGGCACCAGCCTGCTCTCGGGCAAGCGCCACCCGACGCTCGGCGACCGTATCGTCGTCGGCGCCGGCGCCAAGCTGCTCGGCGCCATCACCATCGGCAACGACACCCGCATCGGTGCCAACTCGGTCGTCGTCAAATCGGTGCCGACCCATTCCGTCGTCGTCGGCATTCCCGGACAGATCATCGTCCGCTCCGGCCCCCGCGCCGACGCAGTCCCGTCCGATGCCCCCGACCCCGACGCTCACCTGCCCGACGCCATCGGCACCGCCTTGCGGGCCCTGACGGCACGCGTCGCCGAACTCGAACGCGCCGCCGGCACGCCGGCGCAACGCTCCCCGACGCAGGACGCCGACGGCACCTGGCATAGCGAAGACTTCGTCATCTGAGCGAAACAGCGCACCCACCGGCAAGCGTTTGCACTGGCGGCACCAAAGCACTATCCTCTCGCCGGTCATCGCGGCGCCCATCCGGCCCGCCGCGCGTCTTCTGCCCCGAACACGGAGTTTCATCATGCGCCATTTTGTTTTTCTCAACGGCAGCACCCGTACCGCCGAACAGCGCGGCAACACGCTGACGCTCGCCCGGCTCGCCGCCGCCGGCTTGCCTGCCGATGCCCGCCAGACCTGGATCGACCTCGCCCGCCTGTCGCTGCCGCCATTCGAGGACGTCCGCCACACGACCGGCAGCTATGCGATGCCGACCGGCGACGCCAAGACCCTGCTCGACGCGACGCTCGCCGCCACCGACCTCGTCTTCATCTCGCCCGTCTATTGGTTCTCGATCCCCTCGCCGATCAAGTCCTACCTTGATCACTGGAGCGGCTGGCTGCGCGTCCCCGGTCTCGACTTCAAGGCGAAGATGGCCGGCAAATCGCTGTGGATCGTCACCACCAGCGGCGATCTCGCCAAGGCTCAGCCGATGTTCGATTCCTACCACCTCTGCGCCGACTTCCTCGGCCTGCGCTGGCGCGGCACGCTCTGGGGCAAGGGCGGCGCGCCCGATGCCGTGCTCGCCGACACGGCCGCCTGCGAGAGCGCGACGCGCTTCTTTGCCGGCGAGTAGAAAAACGACTGCCCGGCGGCGCCCCTAGCCGCTGAGCCGCCGGCGCAGCAGTTCAAACACCGCCATGCCGGCGACCAAGCCGGCAAAGAAAATCCAGCCGCCCGGCACACCGGCGCCAAGCAGCACGAAAGCCGGTCCCGGACAAATCCCGGCAAGCCCCCAGCCGATCCCGAAAATCAGGCTGCCGCCGACAAGCGGCAGATCGATCGCCCGCGACGACGGCAGGTGCAACGGCCGCGCGCGGAACGACAGCGACCGGCCGGCGGCGATTCGGAAAGCCGGCAGCGCGACGGCGATGGCGCCGCCCATCACCAGCATCAGCGACGGGTCCCAGGCACCGCCGAGATCGAGAAAAGCCTGGACCTTGGCCGGATTGCCCATCCCCGAAACGACCAGCCCAAGGCCGAAAAGCAGACCGGCGAACGCGGAAATCAGAAGGTTCATCGCGCGCCCCTCAAGCCAGGACGTGCCGCAGCACGAAGACCGTGGTGAAACCGGCGGCCATGAACGTCAGCGTTGCCGCGAGCGAGCGCGGCGACAGGCGCGCCAGCCCGCAGACGCCATGCCCGCTGGTACAACCCGAACCGAGGCGCGACCCGAAACCGACGAGCACGCCGGCCAGCGCCAGCAGCGGCGCCGTCGCAACAATCCGGCTCTCCGGCAGCGGCGCCCAGCGCGCAAAGAGCAACGGCGCGGCGACGAGGCCGAGCACGAAGGCGATACGCCAGGCGGCGTCGCCAGGATTCTGCAAAATCCCGCCGACGATGCCGCTGATGCCGGCAAGACGGCCTTCGAGCAGCAGCAGGACGGCGACGCCGGCGCCGATCAGCAGGCCGCCGGACAGCGACGCCCAGGGCGTGAAATGAAGCCAGTCAATGTGCATCGCATTCCCCGCTTTTCCAATTCAGCACAAACACCTCAATCCTCGATGCCGCGCCGCAGCCGCCAGGACTTGACGAGCGCATAGATCGCCGGAATCACCGCCAGCGTCAGCACGGTCGAGGAGATCATGCCGCCGACCATCGGCGCGGCGATGCGGCTCATCACCTCGGAACCGGTACCGCTGCCCCACAGAATCGGCAACAGGCCGGCCATGATGGCGACGACGGTCATCATCTTCGGCCGCACCCGCTCGACCGCGCCTTCCATGATGGCATCGTAGAGGTCGGCGGCCGTCGGCGCCCGGCCCTCGTCGCGACAGGCGGCCTTGACGTTCGCCCAGGCATGGTCGAGATAGATCAGCATGACGACGCCGGTCTCGGCGGCGACGCCGGCCAAGGCGATGAAGCCGACGGCGACGGCGACCGAGAGGTGGTAGCCGAGCAGCCACATCAGCCAGATGCCGCCGACCAGCGCGAAGGGTACCGAGAGCATGACGATCAGCGTCTCGGTCCAGCGCCGGAAGTTGAGGAAGAGCAGCAGGAAGATCAGCAGCAGCGTCACCGGCACGACGACCTTCATCTTGGCGATGGCGCGCTCCATGTTCTCGAACTGCCCGCTCCAGGTGATGTAATAGCCCGGCGGGAACGTCACCTGCTCCGACACCGCCTTCTTGGCGCGCGCGACGTAACCGCCAAGATCGCCGTCGCGGATATCGACATAGATGTAGGCCGAGAGCAACGCGTTCTCGGTGCGGATGCCAGGCGCGCCCTTGGCGATCTCCACCTTGGCCAGCTGACCGAGCGGAATCATTGCACCGTCCATGGCCGGCACCAGCACCTCGCGCGCGATCTGCTGCGGATCGGCGCGCAACTCGCGCGGATAGCGCAGCGTCACGCCATAGCGCTCGCGGCCTTCGACGGTCGTCGTCACCGTCTCGCCGCCGAGCGCGCTGCCGATCACATCCTGCAGATCGCCGACGGCGAGGCCGTAGCGCGCCATCTGGACGCGGTCCGGTTCGATGTTGAGATAGAAGCCGCCGGTGATGCGTTCGGCGAAGGCGCTCGACGTGCCCGACACGGCTTTCACGACCGCCTCGATTTCCTTGGCCAGCCGCTCCATTTCATTGAGATCCTTGCCGAAGACCTTGATGCCGATCGGCGTACGGATGCCGGTCGACAGCATGTCGATGCGCGCCTTGATCGGCATCGTCCAGGCATTCGATATCCCCGGAAACTGCAGCGCCTTGTCCATCTCGGCGATCAGCGCGTCGAGCGTCAGGCCCTTCCGCCATTCCGATTCGGGCTTGAGGTTGATGACCGTCTCGAACATCTCGGTCGGCGCCGGGTCGGTCGCCGTGTTGGCGCGGCCGGCCTTGCCATAGACCGACGCCACCTCGGGGAAGCTCTTGATGATCTTATCCTGGGTCTGGAGCAGTTCGGCGGCCTTGGTGATCGACATCCCCGGCAAGGACGCCGGCATATAGAACAGCGTCCCCTCGTTGAGCGTCGGCATGAACTCGGAACCGAGCCGCGACGCCGGGAAAACCGAGACGGCAAGCGCGACGAGCGCGGCGACGATGGTCGTCTTCTTCCGGCGCAGCACGGCGGCGATGACGGGGCGATAAATCCGGATGAGGAAGCGGTTCACCGGATTCTTCGCTTCCGGCAGGATCGTGCCGCGAATGAAGACCATCATCAGCACCGGCACCAGCGTCACCGACAGGAAGGCGGCGCCGGCCATGGCGAAGGTCTTGGTGTAGGCGAGCGGCGAAAAAAGCCGCCCTTCCTGGCCTTCGAGGCTGAACACCGGCAGGAAGGAAACGGTGATGATCAGCAGCGAGAAAAAGAGCGCGGGACCGACCTCCTGACAGGCGGCGATCATCGCACTGATGCGATCGGCATGACGATGCCCGGCCGGCAGGCGTTCGAGATGCTTGTGCGCGTTCTCGATCATGACGATCGCCGCGTCGATCATGGCGCCGATGGCAATGGCGATGCCGCCGAGGCTCATCAGGTTCGAGTTCATGCCAAGCAGGCGCATGGCGATGAAAGCGATGAGCACGCCGACCGGCAGCATCAGGATCGCCACGGCAGCGCTGCGCAGATGCAGCAGGAAGACGACGCAGACCAGCGCGACGATCGCCGACTCTTCCAGCAGCGTGCGCTTGAGCGTATCGATGGCACGGTAGATGAGGTCCGAGCGGTCATAGACCGTCTCGATACGGACGCCCTCGGGCAGGCCGGCCGAGACCTCGCCGATCTTCTCCTTGAGCGCGCCGATCACTTCGAGCGCATTCTGCCCGTAGCGCGCCATGGCGATGCCCGAAACGACCTCCCCCTCGCCGTTGAGCTCGGTCAATCCGCGCCGCTCATCCGGTACCAGTTCGACGCGGGCGATGTCGCGCACCAGCACCGGCGTGCCGCGATCGCTCTTGACGACGAGGGTCTCGATGTCGCCGATACCACGCAGATAGCCCCGGCCGCGCACCATGTACTCGGTCTCGGCCATCTCGACGGCGCGGCCACCGACGTCGCGGTTCGAGTCGCGGATCACCTGCGCCACCTTCATCAGCGGAATGCCGTAGGCGCGCAGTTTGACCGGATCGACAGTGACCTGATAGGTCTGCACGAAGCCGCCGATCGACGCGACCTCGGAAACGCCGTGCGCCTTGGTCAGCTGGTAACGCACGAACCAGTCCTGGATCGAGCGCAACTCGGCCAGCGTCTTGTCCTTGGCCAGCAGCGCGTACTGATAGACCCAGCCGACGCCGGTGGCATCGGGACCGATCTGCGGCGTCACTCCTTTTGGCATACGCCCCGAGGCGAAATTGAGATATTCGAGCACGCGCGACCGCGCCCAGTAGATGTCGGTGCCATCCTCGAAAATGATGTAAACGAAGGACGCGCCGAAGAACGAGAAGCCGCGCACGACCTTCGACTTCGGCACCGACAGCATGGCGGTGGTCAGCGGATAGGTGATCTGGTCCTCGACGACCTGCGGCGCCTGGCCGGGATACTCGGTATAGACGATGACCTGCACGTCGGAGAGATCGGGCAGCGCATCGAGCGGCGTGCGCAGCACGGCGATGACGCCGGCAAACACCGTGAACAGCGTGACGAGCAGGACCAGCGCGCGGTTGCGCGCCGACCAGTCGATGACTTTGGCAAGCATGGGCGCGCTCCGCTCAATGACCGGCGTGCGCCGGCCCCGCTGCGTCGCGACGCAACGCCGTGATCACCCATTCGCCCGGTGCGCGCTCAACGAACTCGAACTCGATGCCGGCACCCGGCTTCAGTCCGCCGAGCAGCGCCGCGTTGGCCGCCCTGAACTCCATCGTCATCGCCGGCCACTTGAGGCTGGCGACCGGCCCGTGCGTGATCGTCAGCACGCCGCCCTTGACGTCAATCTCGTCGACCTGGCCGCGGGCATGGTGGCCGACCGAGGCCGTCGCCGGTTTGCCGGTGTCATTATTCCCGCTATTGCCGAAACCGCCGATCGCCGCCTTGAGATTGCTCTCGGCATCGATCAGGAAGTTGGCGGCGACGACGACCGGTTCGCCTTCCTTGACGCCGTCGATGACTTCGACATAGCTGTCGCTGCGTGCGCCGAGTTTCACCGGGCGCGGCTCGAAGCGGCCCTCGCCGGCGGCGACGAAGACGAGCTGACGGGTACCGCTGTCGATCACCGCTGAGAGCGGCACGGTGACGGCCGGCGCCGGCGCGCCGACGGCGACCTCGACCTGGGCGAACATCGCCGGCTTGAGCAGCAGGCCGGGATTGGCGAGTTCGATGCGGACCGGCACGGTGCGCGTCGCCGCGTTGAGCGTCGGATAGACATAGCCGACGGTGCCCTCGAAGGTCTTGCCGGGATAGGCATTGATGCGCACGCTGGCACGGGCGCCGCTGCGAACGAGTCCGATGTCCTGCTCGAAAACGTCGGCGACGACCCACACCGCCGACAGATCGGCGATCTGGTACAAGGCTTCGCCGGGCATGAAGCGCATGCCCTGCAAGGCCTTTTTCTCGGTGACGATGCCCGATACCGGCGAACGGAAAGTCAGCGTGCGCTTCGTTTCGCCCGACTGCGCCAGCGCCCGGATCTGCTCGTCGGAAATATCCCAGTTGCGTAGCCGCAGCAGACTCGCGTCGGCGAGCTGCTTCATGCCCGACTGCGCCTCGCCGCCGGCGGCGCCGAGCGTGGCGACGCCCTGCGCGGCGATCGCGTATTCGCGCTGCGCCGAAACAAGCTCGGGGCTGTACACCTCGAACAGCGGCTGACCGCGTCCGACCGGCTGGCCGGTGACATTGACATGGAGGCGTTCGACATAGCCCTCGAACTTCGGCGAAATCGCGTAGAGGCGCCGCTCGTCGGGTTCGACGCGACCGGCCGCGCGCACGCTGCGTTCGAGTACGCGCCGCGTCGCTGCCTCGGTGCGCACGCCGAGTTTCTGCACCTTGGCCGTGCTGATTTTCAGCGCCGATCCCGATGCCGAATCCTCGTCGGCATCGCCCTCATAGACCGGGATGTAGTCCATGCCCATCGGGTCCTTCTTCGGCACCGGCGAGGTGTCGGGCAGTCCCATCGGGTTGCGGTAGAACAGCAGCTTCTTGCCCTTGCCGCCGGCATCGGCGGCCGGCGCAGCCGCGTCGGCCGGCGCGGCGCCGTGGCGGCCGGCCCAGTAGCCACCCCCGGCGGCGATGGCGGCAATGAGCAGGCCGACGATCAGACGCGCCCCCCGGAGTTTTCCGGATGTCATAGTTCCTCTCCCAGCAGCTTTTCAAGATCGGCGAGGCGTATCCGTGCTTCGGCCTGCGCCTTGAGAATATTCTGGCGCGCCAGCCGGATCTGTCGCTGCGCGTCGAGCAGCGTCGCGAAATCGACCTTGCCGGTTTCATAGCCGGGCAGCGCCGCCTGGAAGGTCAGTTCGGCCTGCGGCAACAGGCTGGATGTCGTCAGGATCTCGGTACGGCGCGCCACGTCGAGGCCCGAGAGGGTTTCGCCAAGCTCGCCGAGCACCTGATTGGCGGTCGCTTCCTTGCGCGTGCGCGCCGCCGCCAGCATCGCCTCCGACTCGCGCTCCTGCGCGCGCCGGGTCGCCTGCTGCAGGGGCACGTTGACCTCGACCATCATGTCCCACTGACGCACGGTCGACTGCGTCTGGTTCGGCACGACGCCGAAGGTAAAATCGGGATAGCGGTTCTTGAGAGCGAGATCGCGCGACTTCTCGGCCGCCTTGATCCGCGCCTCGTCGGCGAACAACTGCGGATTGCGCGCCCGCACGCGCTCTTCGAGTTCAGCCGCCTGCAGGCGTGCCGGCGGCGGCACCGGACGCAAACGCTCCGGCTCGGCCAGCGGCGCGGTGACCGGACGCGCCAGCCAGGCGTTGAGACGGGCCTGCAACTGGCGCCGCTCGTTTTCCAGTCCGAGCAGCTCGTTGCGCAAGGCCGTCTGTTCGACCTGCGCGCGAATGACATCCTGTTGCGCCGCCAGGCCGCTGGCATAACGCAGCTGCGCCACCTGTTCGAGCCGGACCATCAGCGCGAGGATTTCGCGATTGAGCGCTTCGCTGCGCACGACGAAATACAGCTGCGCGTAGCCGGACTTGATGCGCGCCGCGATCTCATGCCAGACGCCGGTCGCCCGGCCCTGGCTGCCCTCGGCTTCCAGCTCGGCGATCTCGCGCTTCAGATCGCGCTTGCCGAACCACGGCACATCCTGCATCAGCGTGTAGCGCGCCGAACCGACGCGGCCCGGCAACACGTTGGGCGACTGCGTCCCCTGCCGCGTCAGGTCCATGAGTTCGGTCCGCAGCTTCGGATCGGGCAAGGCGCCCGCCGGCGTCACGCGCTCGGACGCCGCCTCGGCCTCGTAACGTACCGACGCGAATTCGGGATTATGCTCGCGTGCATACGCCAGCAGGCTATCGACGTCGCCGCCGATCAGGGCCTCGCCGGCCATCGCCGGCATGACCTGCAGCGCCGCCAGCAGCGCCGCCAGCGGCAGCCAGCGCGTCACGCTCTGCCGCATGCGGCACCGGGGTGAACAAGAATCGTTGCGCATGAAGCCTCCTTGCGCCGTCGTCCTAGCGCGCCGCCTCGAAGCGGACGATGGTCAGCACGTTGTTCACGTTATCGGCGACGAAACGGATCTTGTCGCCTTCCTTCATTCGGCCGAGCCAGGCCTTGTCCTGCACGCGGAAGACCATCGTCATCGCCGGCATGCCGAGGTTCTCGAGCGGACCGTGCGCCAGCGTGACCTTGCCGCCGGTCTTGTCGACTTTCTTCACCAGCCCGTCGACCCAGGTCGTGGACATCGGCGTGGACATCGGCGTCGACATCGCCGCATGGTCGTGACCGCCGTGGCCGCCCATCATGGCGGGTTCGGCGGCGAAGCCGCTTGCCGACAGGGTGACGGCAGCGGCGAGAACGGACAGCTTGAGCAGGGATTTCATCGTGGGTTCCTCGGCGAATATGAAAGGTCGGTAACAGGCGAAGCCCCGCGCATCGTCTTCAGCACGGGCGGACAGCCGCAGCGACGACGACAGGACGGGTTGATGCCAAGGACTATACGGCGCCGATGCCGACAGGCTCCTGACGCTAAAATTACAATTGTGTAATCTTGTTGCGAACGCGCGCTTTCGCCCCACAATAGCGAAGGCAGCACAGCCCAACGGAGAAGGACATGAAGATACTCGTCGTCGAGGACGAAGAGAAAACCGGCAGCTATCTGAAGCAGGGCCTGGTCGAGGCCGGCTTCGTCGTCGACCTCGTCCCGCACGGCGCCGACGGGCTGCACCGCGCGCTGACCGAAAGCTACGACCTCGCCATCCTCGACGTCATGCTGCCCGGCATCGACGGCTGGCAGATCCTCGACACGCTCCGCCGTGCCGGCCAGGACATACCGGTGCTCTTCCTGACGGCGCGCGACGGCATCGACGACCGCGTGCGCGGCCTCGAACTCGGCGCCGACGACTACCTCGTCAAGCCCTTCGCCTTCGCCGAGCTGCTGGCCCGTGTGCGCACGCTGCTCCGCCGCGGCGGCAAGGCCAAGGAAGCCGAGCGCCTCGGCGCCGCCGACCTCGAACTCGACCTGATCCGCCGCCGCGTCACCCGCGCCGGCCAGCGCATCGAACTCACCGCCAAGGAATTCGCGCTGCTCGAACTCCTGCTGCGCCGCCAGGGCGAGGTGCTGCCACGCTCACTGATCGCCTCGCAAGTCTGGGACATGAACTTCGACAGCGATACCAACGTCATTGACGTGGCGATCAAGCGGCTGCGCGCCAAAGTCGACGACACTTTCGAACCGAAGCTGATCCGCACCGTGCGCGGCATGGGCTACGTGCTCGAGGTGCCGGCATGACGACACGCGGCCGGCGCTCGATCACGCTGCGGCTGACGCTGCTCTTCGCGGCGATGTCCTCCGGCGTGCTGCTGGCGCTCGGCATCCTGATCGGCAACTCGGTCGAAAGCCACTTCGCCGCTCAGGACATCGACATCATGAACGGCAAGCTCGACCTGGCGCGCCAGGAGCTCGGCCGGGCGAAAAACGAGGACGACCTGATCGGCGCGCTCGGCCAGCTTGACGACGCGCTGGTCGGCCCGCAGGGCCTCGCCGTCGTTGTCGCCACCGGCGACGGTCGCCTGCTCTTCGCCACGCGTGGCGTCGACTTCCCCGACGCGCTCCTGCGCGACACGCCGGCAACGACGGCACCGCGTCTCTGGCGCGCCGCGAGCGGGCGTCCCTATCGCGGCATCGTCGCCCGCGTCGCCACCGGCGTTCCCGGCGCCGAAACGGCGACCGTCGGCGTCGCCATCGACATCGAATACCACGAGCATTTCATGCGCTCGTTCCGGCTGACGCTGTGGACCTTCGTCGTTCTCGCCGCAGTCGCCACCGGCCTGCTCGGCTGGGTCGCGGTCCGGCGCGGACTGGCGCCGCTCAATGACATTCGCGACACTGCCGCCGGCATCACGGCGACCCGCCTCGATGCGCGCCTGTCGCTCGACGCCGTACCGGCCGAACTGGCGGCGCTGGCCGACACGCTCAACGCCATGCTGGCACGGCTCGAAGCCTCGTTCCGGCGGCTCTCCGACTTCTCCTCCGACCTCGCCCACGAGTTCCGCACGCCGATCAGCAACCTGCTGACGCAGACGCAGGTGATGCTCGCCCATCCGCGCAGCCCCGACGACTACCGCGACGTGCTGGCCTCGAACATCGAGGAATACGAGCGCCTGTCGCGGATGATCACGGATATGCTCTTCCTCGCCAAAGCCGAGGAAGGTCAACAACACCTCGCGAGAGCCGAGGAAGGACAGCCCATGCCGGCGACGGAGGACGTGGCGCTCGATGCGCTCGCCGACGCGCTGCTCGAATACTACCGCCCGCTCGCCGACGACCGTCAGATCGAACTTGGACGTCATGGCGAAGCGACGGTTTCCGGCGAGCCGCTGATGCTGCGCCGGGCCCTTGCCAACCTGCTCTCCAATGCGCTGCGCCATACGCCCGCGGCCGGCCGGGTCAGCGTGCGCATCGACCGCCGTGAAGACGCCATTGTCATCGATGTCGAAAACACCGGCGAAACGATCCCGGCCGTTCACCTGCCGCGCCTCTTCGACCGCTTCTACCGCGTCGATGCCGCACGCCATCGCCAGGGCGAAGGCACCGGACTCGGCCTCGCGATCGTCCGCTCGATCATGCAGGCGCACGGCGGGGACGTCGCCGTGCGCTCCGCCGACGGTATCACCGTCTTCAGTCTGATCTTGCCCGCCCGGTAACAAGGCGCGCGCCGGGATTCCCCGGAATGGCGCAGTCGACATCGACCGCATCGTGAGGACGCCGTTCATGCGTTGGCCACCATTCCGGCCGCCGCGAAATAGGCCGGTGCTTCGCGCAATTGTCTGGCAAAACCAAGGGTTTATCCTCACAATAGGCCCACGTCCGCCAATACGACCCGGTGATCGAATGATGAACACACCGTACCTCGGAATCAGGGAACTCCTGTCAAACGCCGCGGCCCAGGCCATTCGCAATGTCGAGTACTACGACCAGCGTCGCGTCGCGCTCGGCTCAATCGGAATCGTCGCGTTTCCCCTGTATTACTGGATCTGGTCGTCGCTCTTCCCGCAACCTTACGAAAACTTGTGGCTGCGCCTTATCGGCCTGCTGCTATTCCTGCCGCTTGTCTTTTCCAACCGCTGGCCCTCCGCGTGCAAGCGCTATTTGCCGGCGCTCTGGCATTTCACGCTGCTGTACTCCCTGCCGTTTTTCTTTACCTTCATGCTGCTGAAAAACGACTGCACCGAGGTCTGGGTCGCCTCGGTCGTCGTTGCGCTATTTGCCATGTCGCTCCTGCTGGACTGGCTGTCGTTGATCGCGCATTTCGTCGTCGGGACGCTCATGGCCTGGATTCTGTACGCGACGACGGCCGAAACAACGCAGATAAGCTTCGCCAGCGCCACCTACCTGCCGATCTTTGCCTTTGCAGTCGCGCTCGGGGCGGCCACGAATTACGCTTCGCTCATGGTTCGCGTCGAGCAGGAGCGCGCCATGATTGCCACCGCCAGCGGCATCGCGCACGAATTGCGCACGCCATTGCTCAGCATTGCAGTCACTGCCAGCGGCCTCGGCGAATACCTGCCGCAACTCCTGAAAGCCTATGAGATTGCCAAATCCGCAAACCTGGATGTGCCGCCGATCCGGCGCATCCAGATCGAATCCATGCAAAACGCCCTGAAGCGCGTGGAAACGGAGGCCATGCATTCGAACACGATCATCGACATGCTGCTCATGAGCGCAAGGCAGACGCAACGCAACGGCATCACACTGAACGACTGCTCCATTCGCTGCTGCGTTGAATCGGCGCTTGAGCGCTATCCGCTCTCGGCGGCGGAGCGGTCACTGATCACGATCGACCCGGGGCCGGATTTCCGGTTCCCGGGCAACAAACTGCTCATGGTCCATGTGATATTTAACCTTGTAAAGAATGCATTAAGGCACATAGCCAAAGCGGGAAAGGGTGATATAAGGATTTCATTCCGAACCGACCATTCGGGCAACGCCTTGCTGTTCAGGGACACGGGGCTGGGAATTCGACCGGAGCATGTTTCCCACATATTCAGCCGCTTCTACACCTCGACGGAAGATAACGACAATATTCTCGGCGCTGGGATCGGCCTTGCCTTCTGCCGCGATGTCATGACCCTGTTCGGAGGATCGATCAGCTGCCGCTCGACTTTCAGTGAATACACCGAATTTGAATTGAATTTTCCTGCGCCATGAAACCTTATGCCATTCCGCCGTTCTGTTTTCCGACGACCGTTGCCTTTATCGACGACAACCGGTCCTTTCTCGAAAGCATTGCGCTTGGGCTTGATTCGCGTCTGGCCTTCCGGAAATTCGAGTCCCCCTTCTCGGCCCTCGTTGCACTGAACGGCGCACCGCCGACGCCTTCGATAGACG
The uncultured Propionivibrio sp. DNA segment above includes these coding regions:
- a CDS encoding efflux RND transporter periplasmic adaptor subunit, translating into MTSGKLRGARLIVGLLIAAIAAGGGYWAGRHGAAPADAAAPAADAGGKGKKLLFYRNPMGLPDTSPVPKKDPMGMDYIPVYEGDADEDSASGSALKISTAKVQKLGVRTEAATRRVLERSVRAAGRVEPDERRLYAISPKFEGYVERLHVNVTGQPVGRGQPLFEVYSPELVSAQREYAIAAQGVATLGAAGGEAQSGMKQLADASLLRLRNWDISDEQIRALAQSGETKRTLTFRSPVSGIVTEKKALQGMRFMPGEALYQIADLSAVWVVADVFEQDIGLVRSGARASVRINAYPGKTFEGTVGYVYPTLNAATRTVPVRIELANPGLLLKPAMFAQVEVAVGAPAPAVTVPLSAVIDSGTRQLVFVAAGEGRFEPRPVKLGARSDSYVEVIDGVKEGEPVVVAANFLIDAESNLKAAIGGFGNSGNNDTGKPATASVGHHARGQVDEIDVKGGVLTITHGPVASLKWPAMTMEFRAANAALLGGLKPGAGIEFEFVERAPGEWVITALRRDAAGPAHAGH
- a CDS encoding TolC family protein, whose product is MRNDSCSPRCRMRQSVTRWLPLAALLAALQVMPAMAGEALIGGDVDSLLAYAREHNPEFASVRYEAEAASERVTPAGALPDPKLRTELMDLTRQGTQSPNVLPGRVGSARYTLMQDVPWFGKRDLKREIAELEAEGSQGRATGVWHEIAARIKSGYAQLYFVVRSEALNREILALMVRLEQVAQLRYASGLAAQQDVIRAQVEQTALRNELLGLENERRQLQARLNAWLARPVTAPLAEPERLRPVPPPARLQAAELEERVRARNPQLFADEARIKAAEKSRDLALKNRYPDFTFGVVPNQTQSTVRQWDMMVEVNVPLQQATRRAQERESEAMLAAARTRKEATANQVLGELGETLSGLDVARRTEILTTSSLLPQAELTFQAALPGYETGKVDFATLLDAQRQIRLARQNILKAQAEARIRLADLEKLLGEEL
- a CDS encoding copper-binding protein; translated protein: MKSLLKLSVLAAAVTLSASGFAAEPAMMGGHGGHDHAAMSTPMSTPMSTTWVDGLVKKVDKTGGKVTLAHGPLENLGMPAMTMVFRVQDKAWLGRMKEGDKIRFVADNVNNVLTIVRFEAAR
- a CDS encoding heavy metal response regulator transcription factor, giving the protein MKILVVEDEEKTGSYLKQGLVEAGFVVDLVPHGADGLHRALTESYDLAILDVMLPGIDGWQILDTLRRAGQDIPVLFLTARDGIDDRVRGLELGADDYLVKPFAFAELLARVRTLLRRGGKAKEAERLGAADLELDLIRRRVTRAGQRIELTAKEFALLELLLRRQGEVLPRSLIASQVWDMNFDSDTNVIDVAIKRLRAKVDDTFEPKLIRTVRGMGYVLEVPA
- a CDS encoding heavy metal sensor histidine kinase, which translates into the protein MTTRGRRSITLRLTLLFAAMSSGVLLALGILIGNSVESHFAAQDIDIMNGKLDLARQELGRAKNEDDLIGALGQLDDALVGPQGLAVVVATGDGRLLFATRGVDFPDALLRDTPATTAPRLWRAASGRPYRGIVARVATGVPGAETATVGVAIDIEYHEHFMRSFRLTLWTFVVLAAVATGLLGWVAVRRGLAPLNDIRDTAAGITATRLDARLSLDAVPAELAALADTLNAMLARLEASFRRLSDFSSDLAHEFRTPISNLLTQTQVMLAHPRSPDDYRDVLASNIEEYERLSRMITDMLFLAKAEEGQQHLARAEEGQPMPATEDVALDALADALLEYYRPLADDRQIELGRHGEATVSGEPLMLRRALANLLSNALRHTPAAGRVSVRIDRREDAIVIDVENTGETIPAVHLPRLFDRFYRVDAARHRQGEGTGLGLAIVRSIMQAHGGDVAVRSADGITVFSLILPAR